The Erythrobacter sp. genome segment ATCCGCTGCGCCGCCCAGTCCGCGCTCATTTCATCACACGGCATCCCCCACACCTTCTCGGTGTAGGTCTTGAAGAAGATCGAATAGAGCTTGTGGCCGAACTGGTTGCTGGTCCAGTCCTCGAAACTGCGGACATCGCGATTGGGAAACACCCGCGCCTTCAGATAGCTCGCCATGCACAGGGTGGAGCGCCAGACGCCGAGATTCCACAGCGCTTCGAAGGCGCGCAACGGGTAGGAGTAGAACTTGCCCTCGTAATAGATGCGGCTCATCCGCGGGCGCTGGATGAAATCGTCGGGCAGGATCTCGTTCCACAGGTCGACCACCGCTGCGCTCTTGGAAAAGAACCGGTGGCCGCCGATGTCGAAGCGGTAGCCCTCGTGCTCCACCGTGCGGCTGATGCCGCCGACATAGGTCGCGTCCTTTTCGATAATGGCGACGCTTTTGCCGGCTTTTGTCAGCAGATAGCCTGCGGTCAGCCCCGCCGGGCCGGCACCGATAATCGCGACATCAACGGCCACTTCGCCCCTATCGGCCTGCGCATCGTCCAGCATGAAAACCCCCGGTTGTTCGTCTTGGCCGGAAGTGAAGGAAAATGGTTATGGGGCGGTTAACGCGGCAGGCACGGGAGCCTCAGCCGCGATCCTGCAAATGCAGCACCACGCGCGCCAGTTCGCCGTATTGAAACGTCTCCTCGAACACGAGGCCGCAGGTCCCCTCACGCCGCCAGCGGACCTTGGCGGGAATGTCGCGCATTCCCTCTGCGAGCAGTTTCACCCGCTGGTCGATGGCGAAGGATGCGGCGCAGGCCACTTTCGCCCCCTGCTGGGAGATATCCTGGATCGTTGCGTAAGTGCTGATACCGTGAGCTTCCACCAGCGCCGGAGCTGCCAGGTTGATCCGTACCGGGCGGCGGGTGAAGGCACTGGGACATGCTATTAACCGGGCAACATCGGCCATGTCGGAAAAGCGGAAGCCAGCACGCTCTGCATCCTGCCAGACAAGCTCGACCTTGTAGCGATCGCCGTTCTGCAGCTCGATTGCCATGCTCTTGGCAGAAGGGATGGGATGGAAGACGCGTGCGGAAATGCCGGTTTCGGAAGCATCGCGAATCACGCAGAGATACTCGCCCTGTCGCGAGACCAGCTTCGCCGCGCGGATCAGCAAGGTATAGCGCGGTGCGGCCCGCAGTTCCGCCAAATCTGCAGGAACGCTGGCCTGTGCCGCCACGAGGGCTTCGGAACCGGCAAGACTTCCCATGACCGTGCTGCATTCTCCATTGCTTCAGTCCGGCAGAAATAGGCCGAACATGATGAGGAAAACCGCGCCTCCGCCTCAGGGTAAGCCCCAGCGCAGCGATAATCGGACGTTTACGATGTCATGGTGCGGGCGGCGGGACTCGAACCCGCACGTCTCAAAGGACAGGGGATTTTAAGTCCCCGGCGTCTACCATTCCGCCACGCCCGCCGCGCTGGCAACGCCTAGCCGCTGTGATGCCCCCTTGCCAATGGCGCATGATGCCCGCACTCTAACGCCCGTTAGGGAGAGCAGGGCGCAATGAGCGCGGGCATATTCGATTTTGTCGTCATTGGCGCGGGCTCTGCCGGGGCTGCCGTGGCCGCGCGGCTGGGGGAAGACGCGGGTAGTTCTGTCTGCGTGCTCGAAGCAGGCGGGCATGACAGCCACCCCTTCATCCATGTCCCCAGCTTCGTCGCCGCCGCGATCGGGCGCAAGGAGAGCAACTGGAACTTCGCCACCGTGCCGCAGCCGGGCATGGCGGGCCGCGCGATACCGGTGCCGCGCGGGCGCGTGATCGGCGGCAGCGGCGCGATCAACGGCATGGTCTATTTTCGCGGCCATCCGACCGATTACGACGACTGGGCCGATATGGGGTGCAAGGGCTGGTCCTACGCCGAAGTGCTGCCCTATTTCACCCGCACCGAGCACAACGAGAATTACCCCGAAAGCGTGTTTCACGGGGCGGGCGGCCCGATCAACGTCAAGCACGTCGAGGGGCCGAATGCGCTCAATTTCGCCTTCATGGATGCGCTCGCCAGCCTGCAATTTCCGCATTGCCCCGATTTCAACGGACCGGACCCGGAAGGCTACGGTCGGCGGCAGGGCTTGATTCGCAACGGGCGGCGCGAGAGTACGGCGACCAACATGCTCAAGCCCGCCGTGGCGCGCGGCAATGTGCATGTGCAGACCCAGGCGCGGGTGGCACGGATCGTGGTGGAGGAGGGGCGCGCCGTGGGCGTGCTGCTCACCGACGGGCGCATGATCCACGCGCGGCGCGAAGTGGTGCTCAGCGCGGGCACGGTGCAGAGTCCGCAGATCCTGATGTTGAGCGGCATCGGCCCGGCGGCGCACCTGCGCGAGCACGGGATCGACGTTGTCCATGATCTCCCCGGTGTCGGCGCAAACTATCACGATCATGTCGCCAGCCCGCTGCATATGGAGACGAGCGATCCCACCAGCTACGGCATCAGCTGGAAGGCGCTGCCGCGCGACATATTCTGGTTCTTCGGCTATCTCGCCACGCGCAAAGGGCCGCTGGCGGGCAATGTGTTTGAAAGCGTGGCCTTCCTGCGCACCGATCCATCGCTGGCGCGGCCCGATGTCCAGTTCGTTTTCCAGCCGGCCAAGCGTCTGACCAATCCGAAAGTGCCGTTCCCGCTGGGCCACGGTTACGCGATCAGCCCGGTGGCGCTCTATCCGCGAAGCCGGGGGACCGTGCGGCTCGCCAGCGCCGACGCGGAAGCGGCGCCACTGATCGATCCGAACCTGCTCGGCGAAGCGGAGGACATCCAGCCGCTGATCCGGGCGCTGAAGATCGCCCGCGCCGCCTTCGCCAGTGCGCCCTTTGCGCGCTACAACGGCACAGAAGTCGCGCCGGGGCCGGAGGTACAGTCCGACGCGGAGCTCGATGCCTACATCCGCGCCACCGGCTATACCGTGCATCACCCGGTCGGCACTTGCCGCATGGGCGATCCGGCGGACAGCGTCACCGTCGTCGATCCGCAGTTGCGACTGAAAGGCATTGCCGGTCTGCGCGTCGCCGATGCCAGTGTGATGCCGAGCGTGATCGGCGGCAATACCAATGCGCCATCAGTGATGATCGGCGAACGCTGCGCCGACTTAATGCTCGGCAAACCGGCCTTGCCCAAAGCGGAACTGCCGCTGGAGAGTGTGGCGCGCTACAAGTGAGGGAGAGACAATGGCGTTAGAGCATATCAAGAGCTGGCAGGTGGGGGACGTGAAAGTCAGCCGGATCGTCGAGATCTGGGATTTCCAGGACGACATCCACATGGCCATGCCCGATGCTACGCCCGAAGAGGTGATCGCGCTCGACTGGCTGCATCCGCACTATGCCACGGCGGCGGGGCAGATGCGGATGAACTTCCAGGGCTTCGTGGTGCAGACGCCCGAACACACGATCGTGGTCGATACCTGCATCGGCGCAGGGCGAGAGCGCGAGTACGCGGTGTTCACCGATCTGCCCGAGGGCTTTATCGAGGACATTGCCAGCCTTGGCATTGCGCGCGAGCAGGTGGACATCGTCTTCTGCTCGCACCTGCATTTCGATCACGTCGGCTGGAACACCTATCGTTGCCCCGAAACCGGCGTGTTCAAGCCGACTTTTCCCAATGCCCGCTACCTGTTCGGCAAGACCGAATATGCCGCCTGGCAGGAAAGCCTGCGCCACGACGGTCACCATGACGACAAGCACCTGGTCGAAAGCGTCGATCCGATTGTGGCGGCGGGGCTGGCAGAGTTCATCGCTTCCGACCACGAGATCGCGCCGGGCGTGCGGGTCGAGGCGAGCCACGGGCACACGCCGGGGCACCACCACGTGGTGATCGAAAGCAAGGGCGAACGCACGGTGATTACCGGCGATCTGATGCACCACCCGATGCAATGCGCAATGCCTTCTCGCCACGCCACCTTCGATATGGACCGGGTCGCAGGCAGCGCCACCCGGCAGGCTTTTGTCGACCAATACAGGGACAGCGGCGCGCTGGTGATCGGGATGCATTTCTTCGAACCGACGGCGGGCCATTTCCTCACGGGCAACGACGGGCAGGTCTGGTTCCGCGGGCTGGGTGTGGCGGATCGGTGACCCGGATCGATTCCACAGAACCTGAAGTGAACTTGAGTTAACCATGGACTCGCGCAGCAATCCTGCCCCGGTGACCCGGATCGATGCCATTCGTTACGCGCGCCATGATCGCCCCGCAGCGGACAATTTTGCAGCGCCAGTGGACGATCATGACCTGCCGATGCCGCTCGATTACTATGTCTGGGCGGTGCACCGCGACGGATTCCCGCCGCTGGTGGTCGATACCGGCTGCGGCGCGGCAGCGGCCGAGGCGCGCGGGCGCGTGGTGACGCGGCCAGTAGAGCAGGGGCTGCGCGATGCGGGGATCGATCCGGCGGCAGTGGAGGATGTGATCCTCACCCACTTGCATTACGACCACGCGGGCGGGCTGGACCTGTTCCCCAAGGCCCGCTTCCACGTGCAGGAAGCCGAACTGGCCTTCGCCACCAGCCGCCATGTCTGCGATCGCACGGTGCGCGCGCCGTTCGATGGCGAGCCGGTGGCTGCGCTGGTGGAGCGGCTCTATGCCGACCGGGTGGTGTTCCATCATGGCGATGCGGAGTTCGCCCGCGGCATTGGCCTGCGCCTCGCCCACGGTCACACGGCGGGATTGCAGGTGGTGACCTGCGAGACCGCGCGCGGCACGGTGGTCCTGGCGAGCGATGCCGCCCACCTCTGGGCCAATATCACGCGGCAGATCGCCTTTCCGATTTTCATCGACCGAGAGGATTACGCCCGCGCGCAGGCCCGCGCACTGGAACTGGCACATGGTTCGCTCGATCACCTGATCCCCGGCCACGATCCACTGGTGCTCGCTTGCTTCCCGTCGGCGAACGACATTGCGAGAGTTGACCTGCCGCCGCACCGGTCGATAGCGGGGACGGTATGACCACAATCGGCTTCCTTGGCCTTGGCCGCATGGGCGCGCCGATGGCGGGCAATCTGCTCGCGGCCGGGCACGACCTGTTCGTGCACGATCTCTCGCCCGACGCCGTTGCCGCACTGGTACAGCAGGGCGCGACCGCGGCGGGATCGGCAGCGGCGCTGGGGCGGCAGTGCGAAGTGGTGTTTACCAGCCTGCCCACCCCCGCTGTCTTGCGCGAAGCGACGCTCGGCCCGGACAGCATTTTCGTGCGCGGCCAGCCAAGGCTCTTCTGCGACCTGTCCACCTCCGGCCCGCAAGCCGCGCAGGAAATTGCCGCTGCGCTCACTCCGCGCGGGGTGGCCTGTTTCGACGCGCCGGTATCGGGCGGAATCAAGGGTGCGGTCGAAGCGACGATCGCGATCATGGTCGGCGGCCCGCATGCCGAATATGAAGCCGTGCTGCGCCCGCTGCTCGAAGCGATCGGGAGGCCGACGCACATGGGCGAAGCGCCCGGTTCCGGGCAGGTGATGAAGCTTGTCAACAACCTGCTCGGCGCGGTGGCCATCGGGGTGACGGCGGAAGGCATGGCCTTCGGGATCAAGGCCGGGCTGGACCCTGAGAAGATGATCGCGGTGCTCAACCAGTCGACCGGGATCAATTCCGCCACCCGCGACAAGTGGCCCAGAAGCGTGCTCCCGCGCACCTTCGACTTCGGCTTCGCCGCCGCGCTGAGCCTGAAGGACACGCGGTTACTTCTCGACGAAGCGGCGGCAGCCGGCGTGCCCCTGCCGATCGGCGAAATCGTTGCGGACTATCTTGAGCGGACTCTGGCGCGTGAGGGGCCGCAGGCGGATTTCACCGCGATTGCCAAGGTGGTGGAGGAGGCGGCGGGGCTGGACCCGGAACGCAGCAACTAAGCCGTTGCTTCATCATGGTTTACGCGCTTGCACCCGCAAAGGCGGGAGCGCATATTCCGCTCCATGCTCTTCGCCCTCCTCCTCGCCGCACAGTTCGCTGCCGATGTGTTGCCGGTTGGGCAGTACGAAGGCAGCTGCATTTATCCGCAGGCGGTGGTGGACCGCGCCGAAGGCACCGAACTGCTGACCTGCCAACGCGCCGAGATTGCCCGCGATTCGATCGCTTTCGGGCTGGCGGGATGGAATGTCGAAACGCGCTTTTCGGGCACGTTCGATGGCGACCGCCTGACGGTCGAGAGCGTCACCCTGAGCAATGGCCGCACGCTGCCGGTGCGCGGGCTATGCCAGGTCTATTACTCGGGCGACGAAGTCTCGACCATCGCCTGCACCGCGATCAACGATTTCGAAGGCTCGGTTGCGGCGAATTTCGTCCGCGCGGGTTAGATATCGTTGCGGATCGTCGCCAGCGCCCCGCCGTCGATTTCCCACTTCGCGCCGTTGACGTAACTCGCCTCTTCGCTGAGCAGGAAGCTGACCACATCGCCCACTTCGCGCGGCTGGCCGACGCGGTTGAGCGTGGCCACCTGCCCCAGCTTCTCCATCCCCGCCGCCACGTCACCATCGAACATCTGTTCGAGCATGCCCACCAGCAGCGGGGTTTCGATCACGCCGGGCATCACGCAGTTCACCCGCACGCCCTTTTGCGCGACTTCGCTCGCGGCGGTGCGCGTCAGCCCGACTGCGCCATGCTTGGCGGCATTGTAGGCGCAGGCGCCCGCCAGCCCGCGTTCGGAGCCAATGGAGGCGGTGTTGACCACCGCGCCCTTCCCGGCAGCGACCATGTGCGGGAGGACGAAGCGCAGGCCGAGGAACATCGAGCGCAGGTTCACGCGGATGATCCTGTCGAACATGGCAATGTCGTATTCGTGGGTGGGGGCGAGGTCGCCTTCGATTCCGGCGTTGTTGAAGAAGCCGTCGATTCTGCCGAAAGCCTGCATCGCGGCATCTGCATAGCCCGCCACGGCCGCCTCGTCGGCGCAATCGGCGACATGCCCAATGGCGGTGTGGCCCGCTGCCGTCAGTTCCGCCGCCCGCGCGGCCAGCCGTTCGCCGTCGATATCGACCATTAACAGCTGCGCACCTTCACGGGCGAGAATTTCGCATGTGGCAAAGCCGATCGCCCCCGCCGCGCCGGTGACGATGATCGAGCTTCCTTGATGCCGTAATGTCATTCTCTCTCTCCTCTTTCGTCATTGCGAGCGAAGCGAAGCAATCCAGTCCCGCTGTTGCGCCCTCGCACAACCCTCGGGACTGGATTGCCGCGTCGCCTTCGGCTCCTCGCAATGACCAAGACTTACTCAACCCACCCGGATCTGATCGAAAGCGACACCGATGTCCTCGGCCATCACCATCGCGGTGGCCCTCCCCGCGCCGAACACCCCGCCGCCCGGGTGCTGGAACGGCCCGACCAGGTACAGCCGCTCCACTCCCGGCACGCGGTAGCCGCCCAGTTCGGGCGTCGGTCGGTGCGCGCCCGACTGGTAGGGGGTGGTGGCAATGCCGTGCAGGTCGCCGCGATAAAAGCTGGGCGAAGTGCGCTCCATATCCACCGGGCTGTCGCAATGGGTATCGAGCACAATGTCGGGCAGGTTCTCGATGTAGTTGCCCATCCGCGAGATCATGCCAGCTGCAAATTCACCCTTCGCCTCATCCCAGTCGCGCCCGTCCTTGCGGGCATAGGGCACGTAGTCCCAGGCGTGGAAAATCGCCTTGCCATCAGGGCAACGGCTCGGATCGTGCTGGGTCAACTGGCCGACCCCCACTAGCGGCGTGGGGCTGAAATTGCCGTAGCGCAGTTCGTCGAAGGCGCGGCGCATGTCCTCGTAGTGCGCGGGCATCAGTTCGTACATCACGGCTGACAAGTCGCTGCCGTCGGCGTTCCTTGCCTTGAACCGCAGCGGCGCGTCGAGCGCGGCGTGGACGGTGAAGCAGGCGGCATCGGTGATGTGGGTGCGCTTGGCACGCGCGGCGGTGGCGGGCGGAATGCCGTCGACCATGTCGGGCAGCACGTGCGGGTGCAGCGCGCCGATCACGCCATCGCTGGCCACCAGCCGCTCGCCATTGTCGAGCACCACGCCCGACGCGCGCCCGCCGATGGTGCTGACTTCACGCACCGATGCCGAGGCGCGCACCTGCCCGCCGTGATCCTCAATGCAGGCGATCAGCGCGCCGGTGAGGCTACCGGAGCCGCCCACCGCAACGCCGAAGCCGTACTTTTCCAGAAAGCCGAGGAAGACATAGGCACCGATCCCGGTCGCCTTCTCGTCGGGCGAGACGAGGTTCTCGCCCGCCACGCGCCCGAAATGCGCCTTCACCTTCTCGTGTTCGAACAGTTCCTCCATCAGGTCGAAGGTGGAGACGCCCATCGTGCGCATGATCTCCTGCCCTTCGATGCTCTGGTCCATCATCGCCGTCTGCGCGCCGAGCGGCATCGGTGGCGAATAGAGCCCGGCCTGGATCATCGGCAGCCACTGCGCCGCCTGCCGCGACATTTCGAGGAAAGTGGCCGCATCCTTCTGGCTGAAATGAGCGATGGCCGCCGCGCTTTTCGCCGGATCGCGGTGCAGCGGCAGGGTAGTGCCGTCTTCCCACACGCTCATCATCGGCACGTCGGGGAAAATGTAGCGCAGGCCATATTTGCGCTTCAGCGCCAGCTCGTCCTGCTCCAGCAGCGGATTGCCCTGGATGAAGATGTGGCTCATCGAATGCTGGTCATGGACGAAGCCGGGCCGGGTCAGCTCGCGGCTGACCACCCCGCCGCCGTGCCATGGGTTGCGCTCGAGCACAATCACCCGCTTGCCCGCCACCGCAAGGTAAGCGGCGGCCACGAGCCCGTTATGGCCCGATCCGATGACGATGATATCTGCGTCGCTCATGTGTGTTTCCTTACAAGCAGGCCGAAAGCGCAATGTCGGACAACCGCCCGCAGCGCTCGATATTGGCGCCTTGAGTCATCACTCCCGCGCTGAGGAAGGCGAACGACATATCCGCTTCCGGATCGACCCAGAACATCGTGCTGCCCGCGCCATAGTTGCCGAAAGTCTCGGGGCTGGAAAGCTGGCCGAACAGGTGCTGGAACACCCCGGTTCCGCGCACCTGGAAGCCCAGCCCCTGGTTAGCGGGCGGCACTTCCCAGCCGGAGCGCAGCGCCACCCCGCGATAGAGCTCGTTCACCTTGTCCCCGGTGTGCACCCGGCGCGCGAGGCGCACCATGCGCGGGGAGAGCAGGCGCGCGCCGTCCAGCTCGCCTTCGCGCCGGAGCATCTCGGCAAAGCGCCAAAGGTCGCCAGTGGTACTGGCACAGCCGACGTGCGGGGCCTCGACATCGGGATCCTCGAACAGCGCATGGTCGCCGTCGATAGTGCGCGAAAGGTGCTTGATCGGCACCGTCCCGCGCATGTCCGGGCGAACGTGGCGCGCATTGAGATCGGCGCGCAGGCCCATGCTGGTCGAATGCATTTGCAACGGCGCGAACAGATCTTCGTGCAGCAGCGTCTGGAAATTGCGCCCCTCGGGATCGGTACGGACCAAAGCAGTGCCCATCAGCACGTGGTTGACCAGCGGTGAATAGTCGCACCGTTCCCCCGGCAGAGTGGTGCCGTGGACATTGGCAATGCTCTCTTCGTAAAGCTCCGACAGCCGATCGAGATACATCCCCGGCCTGGGCGACCAGACCCCCGGCATCCCGGCGGTATGGGTCAGCAGGTGCCAGAAAGTCGCCATGTCGCGCGGGGCGCCGGTGAATTCGGGCAGCACGTCGACCACCTTGGTGGTGAGCTGGAAGCGGCCCTCCTCGATCGCCTTCATCACCAGCACATTGGTGAAAGCCTTGGTGACCGAGAACAGCGAGAACACATCGTCCCGCGCCAGCGCCCGCTCGCCCCCGGCATCGGCGTGGCCAATGGCTTCATCGAACACCACTTCGCCGCCGCGCCCGATCTTGAGCACCGCGCCGTAATAGTCCCCTCGCGCGACAT includes the following:
- a CDS encoding PilZ domain-containing protein; the encoded protein is MGSLAGSEALVAAQASVPADLAELRAAPRYTLLIRAAKLVSRQGEYLCVIRDASETGISARVFHPIPSAKSMAIELQNGDRYKVELVWQDAERAGFRFSDMADVARLIACPSAFTRRPVRINLAAPALVEAHGISTYATIQDISQQGAKVACAASFAIDQRVKLLAEGMRDIPAKVRWRREGTCGLVFEETFQYGELARVVLHLQDRG
- a CDS encoding GMC family oxidoreductase N-terminal domain-containing protein; translated protein: MSAGIFDFVVIGAGSAGAAVAARLGEDAGSSVCVLEAGGHDSHPFIHVPSFVAAAIGRKESNWNFATVPQPGMAGRAIPVPRGRVIGGSGAINGMVYFRGHPTDYDDWADMGCKGWSYAEVLPYFTRTEHNENYPESVFHGAGGPINVKHVEGPNALNFAFMDALASLQFPHCPDFNGPDPEGYGRRQGLIRNGRRESTATNMLKPAVARGNVHVQTQARVARIVVEEGRAVGVLLTDGRMIHARREVVLSAGTVQSPQILMLSGIGPAAHLREHGIDVVHDLPGVGANYHDHVASPLHMETSDPTSYGISWKALPRDIFWFFGYLATRKGPLAGNVFESVAFLRTDPSLARPDVQFVFQPAKRLTNPKVPFPLGHGYAISPVALYPRSRGTVRLASADAEAAPLIDPNLLGEAEDIQPLIRALKIARAAFASAPFARYNGTEVAPGPEVQSDAELDAYIRATGYTVHHPVGTCRMGDPADSVTVVDPQLRLKGIAGLRVADASVMPSVIGGNTNAPSVMIGERCADLMLGKPALPKAELPLESVARYK
- a CDS encoding MBL fold metallo-hydrolase — translated: MALEHIKSWQVGDVKVSRIVEIWDFQDDIHMAMPDATPEEVIALDWLHPHYATAAGQMRMNFQGFVVQTPEHTIVVDTCIGAGREREYAVFTDLPEGFIEDIASLGIAREQVDIVFCSHLHFDHVGWNTYRCPETGVFKPTFPNARYLFGKTEYAAWQESLRHDGHHDDKHLVESVDPIVAAGLAEFIASDHEIAPGVRVEASHGHTPGHHHVVIESKGERTVITGDLMHHPMQCAMPSRHATFDMDRVAGSATRQAFVDQYRDSGALVIGMHFFEPTAGHFLTGNDGQVWFRGLGVADR
- a CDS encoding N-acyl homoserine lactonase family protein — translated: MDSRSNPAPVTRIDAIRYARHDRPAADNFAAPVDDHDLPMPLDYYVWAVHRDGFPPLVVDTGCGAAAAEARGRVVTRPVEQGLRDAGIDPAAVEDVILTHLHYDHAGGLDLFPKARFHVQEAELAFATSRHVCDRTVRAPFDGEPVAALVERLYADRVVFHHGDAEFARGIGLRLAHGHTAGLQVVTCETARGTVVLASDAAHLWANITRQIAFPIFIDREDYARAQARALELAHGSLDHLIPGHDPLVLACFPSANDIARVDLPPHRSIAGTV
- a CDS encoding NAD(P)-dependent oxidoreductase, which gives rise to MTTIGFLGLGRMGAPMAGNLLAAGHDLFVHDLSPDAVAALVQQGATAAGSAAALGRQCEVVFTSLPTPAVLREATLGPDSIFVRGQPRLFCDLSTSGPQAAQEIAAALTPRGVACFDAPVSGGIKGAVEATIAIMVGGPHAEYEAVLRPLLEAIGRPTHMGEAPGSGQVMKLVNNLLGAVAIGVTAEGMAFGIKAGLDPEKMIAVLNQSTGINSATRDKWPRSVLPRTFDFGFAAALSLKDTRLLLDEAAAAGVPLPIGEIVADYLERTLAREGPQADFTAIAKVVEEAAGLDPERSN
- a CDS encoding SDR family oxidoreductase, with the protein product MTLRHQGSSIIVTGAAGAIGFATCEILAREGAQLLMVDIDGERLAARAAELTAAGHTAIGHVADCADEAAVAGYADAAMQAFGRIDGFFNNAGIEGDLAPTHEYDIAMFDRIIRVNLRSMFLGLRFVLPHMVAAGKGAVVNTASIGSERGLAGACAYNAAKHGAVGLTRTAASEVAQKGVRVNCVMPGVIETPLLVGMLEQMFDGDVAAGMEKLGQVATLNRVGQPREVGDVVSFLLSEEASYVNGAKWEIDGGALATIRNDI
- a CDS encoding NAD(P)/FAD-dependent oxidoreductase, encoding MSDADIIVIGSGHNGLVAAAYLAVAGKRVIVLERNPWHGGGVVSRELTRPGFVHDQHSMSHIFIQGNPLLEQDELALKRKYGLRYIFPDVPMMSVWEDGTTLPLHRDPAKSAAAIAHFSQKDAATFLEMSRQAAQWLPMIQAGLYSPPMPLGAQTAMMDQSIEGQEIMRTMGVSTFDLMEELFEHEKVKAHFGRVAGENLVSPDEKATGIGAYVFLGFLEKYGFGVAVGGSGSLTGALIACIEDHGGQVRASASVREVSTIGGRASGVVLDNGERLVASDGVIGALHPHVLPDMVDGIPPATAARAKRTHITDAACFTVHAALDAPLRFKARNADGSDLSAVMYELMPAHYEDMRRAFDELRYGNFSPTPLVGVGQLTQHDPSRCPDGKAIFHAWDYVPYARKDGRDWDEAKGEFAAGMISRMGNYIENLPDIVLDTHCDSPVDMERTSPSFYRGDLHGIATTPYQSGAHRPTPELGGYRVPGVERLYLVGPFQHPGGGVFGAGRATAMVMAEDIGVAFDQIRVG
- a CDS encoding beta-lactamase family protein: MTQIWQERLDHLRATIEADVARGDYYGAVLKIGRGGEVVFDEAIGHADAGGERALARDDVFSLFSVTKAFTNVLVMKAIEEGRFQLTTKVVDVLPEFTGAPRDMATFWHLLTHTAGMPGVWSPRPGMYLDRLSELYEESIANVHGTTLPGERCDYSPLVNHVLMGTALVRTDPEGRNFQTLLHEDLFAPLQMHSTSMGLRADLNARHVRPDMRGTVPIKHLSRTIDGDHALFEDPDVEAPHVGCASTTGDLWRFAEMLRREGELDGARLLSPRMVRLARRVHTGDKVNELYRGVALRSGWEVPPANQGLGFQVRGTGVFQHLFGQLSSPETFGNYGAGSTMFWVDPEADMSFAFLSAGVMTQGANIERCGRLSDIALSACL